GTGTTCAACCCGGCCGAGAAGGACAAGCTGCGCAATGCGCTGTCGGCTATCTCCACGGACGTCGCGGCGGCGGGTTTTGCCCTCGTCAGTGTGACGGCGGGGCTGACCGGCTATGGCGCGGCGGTGTCCGGCGAGGTGAAGGCTCTGCTGGGTGACGCATTCGGCGTGGCGCCGGACAAAACCATCGTCATCGACGATGTGGCTTTGGCCTATATGGCCAATTTCGCGCCGGGCGAGGGGCATCTGGTTTCGGCCGGCACCGGCTCGATCGGCATCCATATCGACAAGGATGGCGCTCTGGTTCGCGTCGGCGGGCGCGGCATATTGATCGACGATGCCGGGTCGGGCAGTTGGATCGCCTTGCAGGCGCTCGACCGGATGTACCGGGCGCTCGACCATACCGGCTCTTTCGACAGCGTGCGCCGGCTGGCCGATCATCTGTTCGCGGCTGTCGGTGGCCGGGACTGGAGCGATATCCGCCAATTCATCTATGCCGGGGATCGTGGCCGCATCGGCACGCTGGCCGTGGCCGTGGCCAAGGCTGCCGCCGAGGGTGATGGCGTGGCGGAAACTATCCTGCGCGAAGCGGGCGGTGAACTGGCGGCTTTGGCCGGTGCCCTGATCGCACGGGCGGGCGCGCGGCCCGTGGGCTTTATCGGCGGCGTGCTGGCGCTGCACCCGGCCATTCTCGCCGAAATCCGGCACCGGCTGGCTGGGCAGGAGGTGCGCCTGCTGGACGCCGATGCAAGCCTGGCAGCGGCCCGGCTGCAGGCATTGCGGCAGGGCGGCTGGATAGAGGTGTTGGCGGAGCCGGCGCGGTAGTTGTCCGGCCTGTATCGGTGTGTGTGGCTCCACCCCACCCTCAATCCCTCCCCATCTAGGGGAGGGAGGCGCCAGCTCCAATGCCGGTGTTCATCGTCTCCCTCCCCTAGATGGGGAGGGATCAAGGGTGGGGGTGGGCCGCGCTTGCTGAACTTGCAGCATCCGCCCCCTCTGTACCGATGCTTTCGCCGAAATGGGAAAGACTCTAGGCTTCGGGGCGGTTCGAGTTCGGGAGGACGATGTGGTGAATATTGGCGATAGCGAGGGCAAGGCCTGGTTCACGCAGGACCGCTTCGGCATGTTCATCCATTTCGGGCTCTACGCGTTGGCGGCGCGGCATGAATGGGTGCAGAACCATGAGGAAATCGCGCCCGAGGACTATGTCCGCTATTTCGAGCGTTTCGACCCGGACCTGTACGATCCGCGGCAATGGGCGCGGCATGCCCGGCAGGCGGGGATGAAATATGTGGTGCTGACGGCCAAGCACCATGAAGGCTTCTGCCTGTGGGACAGCAAGTTCACCGACTACAAGGCGACCAACACGCCCTATGGCAAGGACCTGCTGAAACCCTTCGTAGAGGCCTTCCGCGCCGAGGGGCTCAAGGTGGGATTCTACTATTCGCTGCTCGACTGGCATCATCCCGAATTTCCCATCGACGGCATCCACCCGCTTCGCAACCACCCCGCTGCGCTGGCGCTGAACAAGTCGCGCGATGTGCGGAAATATGCCGAATACATGCGCAATCAGGTCACCGAACTGCTGAGCGATTTCGGCGAGATTTCCGTTATCTGGTTCGATTTCAGTTATCCCGACCGCGACTATCGCGGCATGGCGGGCAAGGGCCGCGCCGATTGGGAGAGCGAGGAACTGATCGGCCTGGTGCGGCGCCTGCAGCCAGACATCATCGTCGGCGACCGCCTCGACCTGCCGACCGACGGCAATTTCCCCAAGGACCTGGCGACGCCGGAGCAATATACGCCGCGCGTGGCGCCGACGGCGAGCGGCAAGCCGGTGCGGTGGGAAGTGTGTCACACCTTCAGCGGGTCCTGGGGCTATCACCGCGACGAAAGCACCTGGAAGGATGCAGGCCAGCTCATCAACCTGCTGGTCGATACAGTGGCGCTGGGCGGCAACCTGCTGATGAATGTCGGGCCGACCGGGCGCGGCCTGTTCGATGCCCGTGCCGTCGAGGCACTGCAGGTCTATGGCCGATGGCTGGACATGAATGGCCGCGCCATTTATGGCGCCGGTGCTTCGGCCCATGTGGCGCCCAATGGCTACCGCTTCACCCAGAAGGACAATCGGCTCTACCTGCATGTGCAGACCTGGCCTTTCCGCCATATCCATATCGAGGGATTGGCGGGAAGGGTGAAATATGCCCAGTTCCTGCACGATGCCAGCGAGATCCGCTGGCTCGACCCGGATGAGGCAGTGGAAACCAATACGGGTGTCGCGGTGGGTGACGGCATCCTCACCCTGGAGCTGCCGGTTATCAAACCGGACGTGGTGGTGCCGGTTATCGAGCTGGTCCTGGGGGATTGAGTGGCTAGATAAGACGCAGCATGTCTCTGGCCTGGCTGCGACCCATTTCGGCGCGGATGAAGTCGCGCATGGCTTCGATGAACCGGCCGCTGCGGGCTGGCCTCGGGCCATTGGGGTGGATCGTGGCGTAGGTGATCCACTTTTCGATGGCCAGGGGCTTGAGCACCAGCGGTTCGTCATCGGCGATCCGGCCGCAGATGCAGTCCACTACGGTGAGGCCGGCGCCATCGCGGACGAGGTTCTTGACCACCGGCGTCGATGTCGTTTCCACGCGGATCTCCGGCGTCAGGCCGGAGGCCGAGAAGATGTCGTCCAGCCGTTCGCGCCAGCGCTGGCCCCTTGGTCAGGGCCACGATGGGGTAGCGGGCCAGGTCGTCGAGGGTGATATCGGCCTGCTGCGCCAGTGCATGATCGGTGCGCATCAGCACGCCGAGGCGGGTTTCGAGAAAGGGCTCGATGGTGAGGTCGAGAATGCCATTCTCGATGGGCAGGGAGATCACGCCCACATTATAGGCACGCGCGGCGACCTTGCTTTCCAGATCGAACCGCGTTTCTACATTGATCACGCAGTCAAAGGCCTCGTCGCGCTGCTGCATGAGGACAAGCGAGGGCGAAATCAACCCCATGGCCAGCGGCGCCGCGGTCACCAGGCTCAGCAATTCATTGGTCTGGGCACGGATTTCGGCGGCGATGAGCTCCATCTCGTCGAGACCGCGCAGGATATGCTCGGTCTGCCGGTAGAAGCGGTCGCCTTCCTCGGTCAGTTCGAGCCGGCGCTTGGAGCGGGAGAACAGGTTGAGCTTGAGTTCGGCCTCGAGCAGCGACAGCAGGCGGCTGGCGGCGGAGGGCGATATGTTGAGATCCTGGGAGGCCTGGGCGAGCGAGCCCGTCGTCACCACGCGGCGGAAAATCCTGAGCGAGCGCAAATTCACCGGGCAACCTCCCCGCAGACCGCGTCAGTCCTAGCGTCCCGGCCGGATCATTTCAAATGTCTCGCCGGCCTCGACATAGTCACCGCGATAGCCACAACGGGCGATGGTCCGGGCGCGGGTGATGTCGAACAGGCCATCGACCAGGCAGGCCTGATTGATGTGAACCTGCACGACCTGCCCGATAACCAGATGGGTATCGACCGGCGCACCGGCCAGGTCGGTGAGCTGTTGCACCTGCACCAGGCGGCATTCCATGGCCGCGGCCACGCCGGCGACCCGCGGCGGCGCCACCTTGTCCGAGGGCAGCTTGGCGAGTCCCGCCAGCTCGAATTCATCGATATGGGGCGGCAGGACCGCCGATGTCTGGTTGACGGCCTCGGCCAGATCCCGCGTCGCCAGGTTGAAGACGAATTCGCCGGTCTGTTCGATATTGCGCACGGTGTCCTTGCGACCCTCGCTGCCGAAGATCAGGATCGGTGGCTGGTGGCTGAACATGTTGAAATAGCTATAGGGCGCCAGGTTTGCCGTGCCGGCGCTATCCAGCGAGGAAATCCAGCCGATGGGGCGGGGCCCCACGATGGCCTTGATCGGATCATGCGGCAGCCCGTGACCCTGCGCCGGGTCGAAGGAATGATAGCTCGTCATGCGGCGGCGCTTGTCATCGTGCGGGCCAGGCCTCCGATCGGGATCGCATCGCGGTGGCGGTTGCGGCAGCCAGCGAGGCAGCCTTGCGCGCAATCGCTATGCTGTCGCCCAGATAATGCGCCGGCACAAGAGCCGCTTCCATTTCGGCCCGGCTCATCGCGGCGCTGACCTGGCTGTCTTCCAGCAGGGTATCGGCAAGGCCGGCGGCGCCATCGTCGCTATGCAGCACGGCATGGTGCACCAGATCATGCGCGGTGGTGCGGCCGATCTTGCGGGCGAGGATCATCATCAGGTTTTCGCTGGCGATGACATTGGCGTTGAGCTGCAGGTTCCGCGCCATGCTGTCAGTGCGGACATCGATATTGGCGAGCGTGTTTTCCAAGCGCTCGGCCAGCTCCCATGCCAGTGCCGAGGCGCTTTCTATCGTGCTCGACATCAACTGGTTGCTCGATGCGTCGCCCTCATGCGCCGGCATGCCGGCTTCGAGGGCCGGGGTAACCTTGGAGCGCAGATGGGCGGCCGCCGACACCAGATGCACGACATGCTTGGGATTGACCTTGTGCGGCATGGTGGAGCTGCCGACCACTTCCATGCCGAGCGTTTCGCCGATTTCGTCGATCTCGTCGGCCATGAGGCGGTAGAGCTCCGAGCCGATGCGGCCGACACTCATGCCGAACAGAGCCAGGCTCGCCACATATTCGGCCTGGCCATCGAGCGAGGCGCGATCGGGCACCAGCACCGGGGTCAGGTTGAGGCGGCGGGCAATGGCGGCGTTGAGGGCTTCGCCCTTGCCCTCGAAGGAGTGCATGGCGCCGATGGCGCCGCCAAAATGCAGCGCGAAGACGCGTTTTTCGGTCGAGAGGAACCGCTCGTTCTGGCGTGCCAGTTCCTCTATCCAGCCGGCCACCTTGAAGCCGAAGGTGATGGGCAGGGCCTGCCGGTGGTTGGTGCGGCCTACCATGACGGTTTCGGCATGCTGGTCGGCCAGGGCGCCGAGCCGGTCGATGGCGCGGGCCAGCGCATTGAGCATGGCGCGGTGGGAGCGGCGGACCAGCAGCAGTCTTCCTGTCGACATGATGTTCTGCGTCGTGCCGCCCCAATGCACGAACCGGCCGGCCTCGCCGCAGATATCGGACAGCGCCCGCACCAGCGAAACGATGGGCGCCATGGTTTCGGCCACCGAGAGTTCGAGTTCGGCCGTGTCGAAATTGTCCAGCCGCGCCTTGCTCGCGATCTCGTCGGCGGCCCATTGCGGGATCATGCCGATTTCGGCCTGGGCCAGCGCCATGGCCGCTTCCACATCGAGCCAGGTCTGCCAGAGATTGGCGCGGGAGAAGACGGTCTGCGGGGTGATCATGGTTTCGCC
This sequence is a window from Devosia ginsengisoli. Protein-coding genes within it:
- a CDS encoding alpha-L-fucosidase, with product MFIHFGLYALAARHEWVQNHEEIAPEDYVRYFERFDPDLYDPRQWARHARQAGMKYVVLTAKHHEGFCLWDSKFTDYKATNTPYGKDLLKPFVEAFRAEGLKVGFYYSLLDWHHPEFPIDGIHPLRNHPAALALNKSRDVRKYAEYMRNQVTELLSDFGEISVIWFDFSYPDRDYRGMAGKGRADWESEELIGLVRRLQPDIIVGDRLDLPTDGNFPKDLATPEQYTPRVAPTASGKPVRWEVCHTFSGSWGYHRDESTWKDAGQLINLLVDTVALGGNLLMNVGPTGRGLFDARAVEALQVYGRWLDMNGRAIYGAGASAHVAPNGYRFTQKDNRLYLHVQTWPFRHIHIEGLAGRVKYAQFLHDASEIRWLDPDEAVETNTGVAVGDGILTLELPVIKPDVVVPVIELVLGD
- a CDS encoding flavin reductase family protein, producing the protein MTSYHSFDPAQGHGLPHDPIKAIVGPRPIGWISSLDSAGTANLAPYSYFNMFSHQPPILIFGSEGRKDTVRNIEQTGEFVFNLATRDLAEAVNQTSAVLPPHIDEFELAGLAKLPSDKVAPPRVAGVAAAMECRLVQVQQLTDLAGAPVDTHLVIGQVVQVHINQACLVDGLFDITRARTIARCGYRGDYVEAGETFEMIRPGR
- a CDS encoding LysR family transcriptional regulator; this translates as MNLRSLRIFRRVVTTGSLAQASQDLNISPSAASRLLSLLEAELKLNLFSRSKRRLELTEEGDRFYRQTEHILRGLDEMELIAAEIRAQTNELLSLVTAAPLAMGLISPSLVLMQQRDEAFDCVINVETRFDLESKVAARAYNVGVISLPIENGILDLTIEPFLETRLGVLMRTDHALAQQADITLDDLARYPIVALTKGPALARTAGRHLLGLRPDAGDPRGNDIDAGGQEPRPRWRRPHRSGLHLRPDRR
- a CDS encoding N-acetylglucosamine kinase, with protein sequence MSRSAHMGLDIGGTASRWVLCGDDGQELARGKAQGATGHVFNPAEKDKLRNALSAISTDVAAAGFALVSVTAGLTGYGAAVSGEVKALLGDAFGVAPDKTIVIDDVALAYMANFAPGEGHLVSAGTGSIGIHIDKDGALVRVGGRGILIDDAGSGSWIALQALDRMYRALDHTGSFDSVRRLADHLFAAVGGRDWSDIRQFIYAGDRGRIGTLAVAVAKAAAEGDGVAETILREAGGELAALAGALIARAGARPVGFIGGVLALHPAILAEIRHRLAGQEVRLLDADASLAAARLQALRQGGWIEVLAEPAR
- a CDS encoding lyase family protein; this encodes MSAGETMITPQTVFSRANLWQTWLDVEAAMALAQAEIGMIPQWAADEIASKARLDNFDTAELELSVAETMAPIVSLVRALSDICGEAGRFVHWGGTTQNIMSTGRLLLVRRSHRAMLNALARAIDRLGALADQHAETVMVGRTNHRQALPITFGFKVAGWIEELARQNERFLSTEKRVFALHFGGAIGAMHSFEGKGEALNAAIARRLNLTPVLVPDRASLDGQAEYVASLALFGMSVGRIGSELYRLMADEIDEIGETLGMEVVGSSTMPHKVNPKHVVHLVSAAAHLRSKVTPALEAGMPAHEGDASSNQLMSSTIESASALAWELAERLENTLANIDVRTDSMARNLQLNANVIASENLMMILARKIGRTTAHDLVHHAVLHSDDGAAGLADTLLEDSQVSAAMSRAEMEAALVPAHYLGDSIAIARKAASLAAATATAMRSRSEAWPAR